One window of Trichomycterus rosablanca isolate fTriRos1 chromosome 2, fTriRos1.hap1, whole genome shotgun sequence genomic DNA carries:
- the ddx39ab gene encoding DEAD (Asp-Glu-Ala-Asp) box polypeptide 39Ab encodes MTENDVDNELLDYEEDEEPQGAPESAAPTGKKEVKGSYVSIHSSGFRDFLLKPELLRAIVDCGFEHPSEVQHECIPQAILGMDILCQAKSGMGKTAVFVLATLQQIEPVDGQVSVLVMCHTRELAFQISKEYERFSKYMSTVKVAVFFGGMPIKKDEEVLKKNCPHIVVGTPGRILALIRDKLLNLKNVKHFVLDECDKMLEALDMRRDVQDIFRLTPHEKQCMMFSATLSKEIRPVCRKFMQDPMEVFVDDETKLTLHGLQQYYCKLKDSEKNRKLFDLLDVLEFNQVVIFVKSVQRCVALSQLLVEQNFPAIAIHRGMAQEERLSRYQQFKDFQRRILVATNLFGRGMDIERVNIVFNYDMPEDSDTYLHRVARAGRFGTKGLAITFVSDETDAKTLNDVQDRFEVNVAELPEEIDISTYIEQSR; translated from the exons ATGACCGAGAACGATGTCGATAACGAGCTGTTGGACTACGAAGAGGACGAAGAGCCACAGGGAGCACCAGAGAGCGCTGCCCCCACCGGCAAGAAGGAGGTGAAGGGTTCTTACGTGTCCATTCACAGCTCTGGCTTTAGAGACTTCCTGCTTAAACCTGAACTCCTGAGGGCCATCGTGGACTGTGGATTTGAACATCCATCAGAAG TGCAGCACGAGTGCATCCCACAGGCCATCCTGGGCATGGACATCTTATGCCAGGCTAAATCTGGTATGGGTAAAACAGCAGTGTTTGTGCTGGCCACCCTGCAGCAGATAGAGCCAGTCGATGGACAG GTGTCTGTGCTGGTGATGTGTCACACCCGTGAGCTGGCCTTCCAGATCAGTAAAGAGTACGAGCGCTTCTCCAAGTACATGTCCACGGTTAAAGTAGCTGTGTTTTTCGGCGGCATGCCCATAAAGAAAGACGAAGAGGTACTGAAGAAAAATTGCCCGCACATCGTGGTCGGCACACCGGGACGCATCCTCGCCCTCATTCGCGACAAATTGCTCAATCTTAAAAACGTCAAGCACTTTGTCCTCGATGAGTGTGATAAGATGCTTGAGGCGCTAG ATATGAGGCGTGACGTGCAGGACATCTTCAGGCTCACCCCTCACGAGAAACAGTGCATGATGTTCAGTGCCACCCTCAGCAAAGAAATCAGGCCAGTCTGTCGCAAATTCATGCAGGAC CCGATGGAGGTGTTTGTGGACGATGAGACCAAGCTGACTCTGCACGGCCTGCAGCAGTACTACTGCAAACTAAAGGACAGTGAAAAGAACCGCAAACTCTTTGACCTGCTCGACGTCCTCGAGTTCAATCAG GTGGTGATCTTTGTGAAGTCAGTACAGCGTTGTGTCGCTCTCTCTCAGCTGCTGGTGGAGCAGAATTTCCCAGCCATTGCCATCCACAGAGGCATGGCCCAGGAGGAGAG GTTGTCTCGTTATCAGCAGTTTAAGGACTTTCAGAGGAGGATCCTGGTGGCCACCAATCTGTTCGGCAGAGGGATGGACATTGAGCGGGTCAACATCGTTTTCAACTACGACATGCCAGAGGATTCGGACACTTACCTGCACAGG GTGGCTCGCGCTGGTCGTTTCGGCACTAAAGGTTTGGCCATCACCTTTGTGTCGGACGAGACGGACGCCAAAACGTTAAACGACGTGCAGGACCGCTTCGAGGTCAACGTGGCAGAGCTACCTGAAGAAATCGACATCTCCACTTACA TTGAGCAGTCGAGATGA